A stretch of Lachancea thermotolerans CBS 6340 chromosome D complete sequence DNA encodes these proteins:
- the APM3 gene encoding Apm3p (similar to uniprot|P38153 Saccharomyces cerevisiae YBR288C APM3 Mu3-like subunit of the yeast AP-3 complex which functions in transport of alkaline phosphatase to the vacuole via the alternate pathway clathrin associated protein medium chain) — MFLSFYITDLKNALVFQHLLSYDSPTFMSLWTKLQAMAPESPNDDSWFKVSIGRSLQVYRFKSKANKLIYWCLATHQSNPLEPAVFLEGFDNTLLQYFDKDQLTISKMVNNQDRIALLLNCMVDANEPAVTDFNHLRDMVPSREDLSKVINSTASSLSNRISQRNTSQVLNIGDPAKGPAAKEKLVPWRSAGVKYSNNELYVDVVETVHVILRKNEKTGELTSVRGVLDGVVDFRSHLSGNPVIALNLRLRGHDLGMPALHQCCLDSYQGRPDQLRFVPPDGKFQLMHYSIDLDSLQSKSKLFSNIGLVSPDYRTELGDLGDEFEVNLNIAGSQHAKVVDDLVITLSFGPLPSECKIKVLRSTHGHFENCASNNIGKWVFDKETPTGTLPVLRGCLENATREQVRALQLSVSYTNRGELPSGIKVDSVDILSGLSKNIKPFKGVKYIAKTGDFHLR; from the coding sequence ATGTTTTTGTCCTTTTACATAACAGACTTGAAGAATGCTTTGGTGTTCCAGCACCTATTGAGCTACGACTCTCCAACTTTCATGTCTTTATGGACAAAGTTGCAGGCTATGGCGCCCGAATCACCAAATGACGATAGTTGGTTCAAAGTGAGCATCGGCAGAAGCTTGCAGGTTTACAGATTCAAATCTAAAGCCAACAAGCTTATCTACTGGTGTCTAGCTACACATCAGTCAAACCCTTTAGAACCAGCGGTGTTTTTGGAAGGTTTCGACAACACATTACTACAATACTTCGACAAAGACCAATTGACTATTTCGAAGATGGTTAACAATCAGGACCGTATTGCGTTACTGCTCAATTGTATGGTAGACGCCAATGAACCTGCAGTTACAGATTTCAACCACCTACGCGATATGGTTCCCTCTCGAGAGGATCTCTCAAAAGTTATTAACTCCACCGCCTCATCTCTTAGCAATAGAATTTCACAACGCAACACAAGCCAGGTTCTTAATATAGGTGATCCGGCAAAGGGGCCAGCCGCAAAGGAGAAACTGGTGCCCTGGAGAAGTGCGGGGGTCAAATATTCCAATAATGAACTCTATGTGGATGTGGTCGAGACCGTCCATGTCATTCTCCgcaaaaatgaaaaaaCCGGCGAGCTGACATCTGTACGCGGCGTTTTGGATGGAGTAGTTGACTTTCGCTCACATCTTTCGGGGAACCCAGTTATAGCGCTAAACTTACGTCTACGAGGGCACGACCTCGGGATGCCGGCGCTCCACCAGTGTTGCCTTGATAGCTATCAGGGTCGTCCAGATCAACTACGATTTGTTCCACCTGACGGAAAATTTCAGTTGATGCATTACAGCATTGATCTTGACTCGCTTCAAAGCAAAAGtaaacttttttcaaacataGGGCTAGTTAGTCCGGACTATCGCACAGAGTTAGGAGATTTGGGCGACGAGTTTGAGGTCAATTTGAACATTGCTGGATCTCAACATGCCAAAGTTGTCGACGACCTTGTAATTACTCTGTCGTTTGGACCGCTTCCTAGTGAGTGCAAGATAAAAGTTTTAAGGAGCACACATGGTCATTTTGAGAATTGCGCTTCAAACAACATTGGGAAGTGGGTATTTGACAAGGAAACACCTACGGGTACACTGCCGGTTTTGCGAGGGTGTCTTGAGAATGCTACGCGAGAACAAGTCAGAGCCCTGCAGCTCTCCGTATCTTACACCAACAGAGGTGAACTACCAAGTGGCATCAAGGTGGATTCAGTCGACATTCTCTCAGGGCTTTccaagaacatcaagcCATTCAAGGGCGTCAAGTACATTGCGAAGACTGGCGACTTCCATCTGAGATGA
- the RSC4 gene encoding Rsc4p (similar to uniprot|Q02206 Saccharomyces cerevisiae YKR008W RSC4 One of 15 subunits of the 'Remodel the Structure of Chromatin' (RSC) complex found in close proximity to nucleosomal DNA displaced from the surface of nucleosomal DNA after chromatin remodeling), protein MAPKKRKAQDADPTVETTDLQRRYAAGKQPRTEEQLPSVDYHVPLDPESELFTENDWFIPKFNLFISFTLDNLVESYRNVFKDFIKLPSRKFHPGYFYKIDQPISINEIKSRDYEYLNGHRTFLLDIELIRKNCYSYNDSDSLIVKNSMQVVNYVKYEVLKAKNVTRNYLINAEVKKFLQDTLAKVFDATDKSVAEMMGKPSEGFDTSLRICEPFVELVSKDELPEYYEVIHRPSALKLVRNNLEMDYYSKIYDFYIDMILVFENALVFNDPETLIYQDAEKLLRFFRKLMQERFFVSLKDASERGEVKLEYDKFEYKQYLANGGDGDAAEMEDEDVELEDYDFNHYEGLGNGYNRTLFSGDYLLGPSKMKLNEMNPKRNVMEAAEELPEAPKYNIFNSLAEDAEKKNEEEVAPYTFIREISVTSSKSQYKQDTAPVQGALPPLNQKWVEYVFNGECLTKKNNMFSLTLPPIQTSASITAHLNYLPGANYNASLTVDKEKTNPAPNAVAEGNESPIKFEVRLLEGNNNLEFTCEDQDTGNTESFKLWIVVLP, encoded by the coding sequence ATGGCtcccaaaaagagaaaggcTCAGGATGCGGACCCAACGGTCGAAACAACggatcttcaaagaagataCGCAGCTGGGAAACAGCCGCGTACTGAGGAGCAACTGCCATCTGTTGATTACCATGTTCCACTCGACCCCGAAAGTGAATTGTTCACGGAGAACGACTGGTTTATCCCTAAGTTCAATCTGTTCATCTCTTTCACCCTGGACAATCTAGTGGAAAGCTACAGGAATGTGTTCAAAGATTTCATTAAACTTCCTAGTAGAAAATTCCACCCCGGTTACTTCTACAAAATTGACCAGCCTATATCGATAAATGAAATCAAGTCAAGAGATTATGAGTACTTGAACGGCCATCGAACCTTTTTGCTTGACATCGAGCTAATAAGGAAAAATTGCTACTCGTATAACGATTCCGATAGCTTAAtagtcaaaaactcaatGCAAGTTGTTAATTATGTCAAATATGAAGTTCTTAAGGCCAAAAACGTTACGAGAAATTATTTGATTAATGCTGAAGTTAAAAAATTTCTACAGGATACGCTAGCTAAAGTTTTTGACGCTACTGACAAATCTGTTGCTGAGATGATGGGCAAGCCTTCCGAGGGTTTTGATACCTCGCTACGCATTTGTGAACCTTTCGTGGAACTAGTATCAAAAGATGAGCTGCCCGAATATTACGAGGTAATACACAGACCTTCTGCTCTCAAGTTGGTGAGAAACAACCTTGAGATGGATTATTATTCTAAAATTTACGATTTTTACATCGACATGAtattggtttttgaaaacgcTTTGGTGTTCAACGACCCTGAGACGCTAATTTACCAGGATGCCGAGAAACTTTTACGATTCTTTCGAAAACTCATGCAGGAACGCTTCTTTGTTAGCTTAAAGGATGCCAGCGAGCGAGGAGAGGTGAAATTAGAGTACGACAAATTTGAATATAAGCAGTATTTGGCCAATGGCGGCGACGGTGATGCCGCAGAAATggaggacgaagatgtcGAGCTTGAAGATTATGATTTTAATCATTATGAAGGGCTTGGAAACGGTTACAACCGGACACTGTTTTCAGGAGACTACTTGTTAGGCCCCAGCAAGATGAAACTGAACGAGATGAACCCCAAAAGAAATGTAATGGAGGCCGCTGAGGAACTGCCAGAAGCGCCGAAATACAATATCTTCAACTCTTTAGCAGAAGACgcagagaaaaaaaacGAAGAGGAAGTTGCACCATATACTTTTATTCGCGAGATTTCGGTaacttcttcgaagtcCCAATATAAGCAGGACACGGCGCCTGTACAAGGAGCTTTGCCGCCTCTTAACCAGAAGTGGGTCGAATATGTTTTTAACGGTGAATGCCTGACTAAGAAGAATAAcatgttttctttgacgttGCCCCCTATCCAGACATCGGCAAGCATTACAGCGCATTTGAACTATTTGCCTGGAGCAAACTACAATGCATCTTTAACTGTGgacaaagaaaaaacaaatcCTGCCCCTAACGCGGTCGCTGAAGGTAATGAAAGTCCCATTAAATTCGAGGTAAGGCTTTTGGAGGGAAACAATAATCTTGAGTTTACTTGTGAAGATCAGGATACAGGAAACACTGAAAGTTTCAAGCTGTGGATTGTAGTTTTGCCTTGA
- the SNF5 gene encoding Snf5p (some similarities with uniprot|P18480 Saccharomyces cerevisiae YBR289W SNF5 Involved in global regulation of transcription subunit of the chromatin remodeling Snf/Swi complex), with translation MNNLQTNPFANIGTTSFSLSQVPQHILQNLTPVQLQMIQQKHQQLLMERQALMQQQQQQQQQQQQQQQQQQQQPQHHQNQQHPSMSQRHQPGELPQHQRQHQHQQQQQQHHLHQQQQQHQLKQQQQQQQLQQQQLQQQQQQQQQQQQQQQQQQQQQQQQQQLQQQQITANAGQSTALPQQLNLAQRAQILKAKQQQLDTNQQQAASTPTGVPALNLPPQIAQLPPHVQQRVLNNLKQQAAAKNNPAAVAAITAAQQQLAGRMSNHQSPTPPSAQFPQQPIPQTPGLPTPPVPQASVPLPKFQTIFQDPPERQMSSHSHWSDKIERGELDIKEPDSNLLIYEQTLKRDRENGEQLIKERTGYEPFSKYGFSHKEYLTRLLQDLNYIKEVKAARMKSITATTQGLVSKSIWGDGYSGYGNGFSNTVTSVSTGQTGPDGRQSTHYNVGEIYQQAMYESHEELVPVRLEFDAERDNFSLRDVFVWNKNEKIIKIEELVTEMLRDYRFARNDQFFETVVQSIKEQINEFQPDPFLENEGDRFGGDDLRIKIQLDIVVGQNQLMDAFEWDISNPSNSPEEFAETLSQELELPGEFSTAIAHSIREQVHMYHKSLSLTCYQFDGSTVEDEDIRSRLLPLVTLNEVFRNSMNTKVFTPSLLKVSHAELERLDRDKDRDTRRKRRQGRFNRRGVGPGTAVTLNDGSLPDLSDVPKTFRIPVPSTILPGGVDLGPSVNSYRTESSSEYMARPPEPALEQPNPCCRIIDHNPGQYLLVRIKLPSKTDGAISQGV, from the coding sequence ATGAACAATTTACAAACCAACCCGTTCGCGAATATCGGGACCACAAGCTTTAGCTTGTCACAAGTTCCTCAGCATATACTACAAAACTTGACCCCTGTTCAGTTACAAATGATACAACAGAAGCATCAACAGTTGTTGATGGAGCGGCAGGCTTTAatgcagcaacagcagcagcagcaacagcaacagcagcagcaacaacaacaacagcaacaacagccgcaacatcatcaaaacCAACAACATCCGTCCATGTCTCAACGTCATCAACCGGGGGAATTACCGCAACATCAGCGGCAacatcaacatcaacaacaacaacaacaacaccatcttcatcaacagcagcaacaacatcagctcaagcaacaacagcagcaacagcagttacagcaacagcagttacagcaacagcaacagcaacagcaacagcaacagcaacagcaacagcaacagcaacagcaacagcaacagcaacagcagctacagcagcaacaaatCACAGCAAACGCCGGGCAATCGACCGCACTCCCTCAACAACTCAATCTCGCCCAAAGAGCTCAGATATTGAAAGCtaagcagcaacagctggACACTAATCAGCAACAAGCAGCATCGACTCCTACTGGTGTCCCAGCGCTCAATCTACCTCCACAGATTGCGCAGCTCCCTCCACACGTGCAGCAACGTGTGCTTAACAATTTAAAACAACAAGCCGCAGCCAAGAACAATCCTGCAGCAGTCGCAGCTATTACAGCTGCGCAACAGCAGTTGGCTGGCAGAATGTCAAATCATCAGTCACCTACACCCCCTTCCGCCCAATTTCCTCAACAGCCAATACCCCAAACTCCAGGGTTACCAACCCCGCCAGTGCCTCAGGCTTCTGTGCCTCTTCCAAAATTCCAGACTATTTTTCAGGATCCACCCGAAAGGCAAATGAGCTCGCATAGCCATTGGTCAgacaaaattgaaagaggGGAGCTCGATATCAAAGAACCAgattcaaatcttttgatttACGAACAGACCCTGAAACGCGATCGAGAAAATGGCGAACAGCTCATAAAGGAGAGAACTGGGTATGAGCCTTTTAGCAAGTATGGTTTTAGCCATAAAGAGTATCTTACAAGGCTTTTACAGGATTTAAATTACATCAAGGAGGTGAAAGCAGCAAGAATGAAATCTATTACTGCGACAACACAAGGGCTCGTTTCAAAGAGTATATGGGGGGACGGGTACTCTGGATATGGAAATGGCTTCAGCAATACAGTTACGAGCGTATCCACTGGGCAAACAGGGCCGGATGGGCGTCAATCAACGCACTACAACGTGGGGGAAATATACCAGCAGGCAATGTACGAGTCACATGAAGAACTTGTGCCCGTAAGATTGGAGTTTGATGCTGAGCGCGACAACTTTTCGCTGCGAGACGTGTTCGTCTGGAACAAAAACGAGAAGATAATAAAGATAGAAGAACTTGTGACTGAGATGCTACGAGATTACAGGTTTGCTCGCAACGACCAGTTTTTCGAGACAGTGGTGCAAAGTATCAAGGAACAAATAAATGAATTTCAGCCAGATCCATTCCTTGAAAACGAGGGAGATAGGTTTGGAGGGGACGACCTTCGTATCAAGATCCAGTTAGATATAGTAGTTGGGCAAAACCAGCTCATGGACGCCTTCGAATGGGATATATCGAATCCAAGTAACAGCCCCGAGGAATTTGCAGAGACGTTGAGccaggaacttgaacttcCGGGCGAGTTCTCCACAGCGATTGCTCATTCCATAAGGGAGCAGGTTCACATGTATCATAAGTCCTTGTCCCTTACTTGTTACCAGTTCGACGGGTCCACAGTAGAAGACGAAGATATCAGAAGCAGACTCCTGCCACTTGTTACGCTCAACGAAGTATTTCGAAACTCCATGAATACGAAGGTATTCACGCCTAGCCTTCTTAAGGTCTCGCATGCGGAGCTTGAGCGGTTAGACAGGGATAAGGATAGGGACACTAGGCGTAAAAGGAGACAAGGCCGCTTCAACAGACGTGGAGTTGGACCTGGTACCGCAGTTACGTTAAATGACGGCTCTTTACCTGACCTTTCTGACGTGCCGAAAACGTTCCGGATCCCGGTACCTTCTACTATCCTTCCAGGTGGGGTTGACTTAGGTCCGTCCGTGAATTCCTACAGGACCGAAAGTTCAAGCGAGTACATGGCGAGACCACCCGAACCGGCCTTGGAACAACCAAATCCATGTTGCCGAATAATTGACCACAACCCAGGCCAATACTTACTTGTACGTATCAAGCTTCCATCCAAAACAGATGGGGCTATTAGTCAAGGTGTATAA
- the BSD2 gene encoding Bsd2p (similar to uniprot|P38356 Saccharomyces cerevisiae YBR290W BSD2 Heavy metal ion homeostasis protein facilitates trafficking of Smf1p and Smf2p metal transporters to the vacuole where they are degraded controls metal ion transport prevents metal hyperaccumulation functions in copper detoxification) produces the protein MACKFRKRILSIVHCIQITKRSRYKHKAPACCKRSEHMAELNLGAGVVGRSSDAIPESDSHGQDAPQGQRGFASTLQENIMRSFDSVGKKFNVLDRLFKKNNGTTGLQFGANADGVFSNLTAKPDESGSVELQDRDKPPNYEEAAADMAPSYYGMDEDGIGMYYNEICFEGLPVGNVVNLLWNIIVSVSFQFVGFLLTYILHTSHAAKQGSRFGLGLTFLGYGYSMIPNDVTSKVGKSKSISKLKPLDPNEFDDMHLYSGSATKDEFESSLSHGIDEKKSGIPFLAILLFVSGFSIMFKSIYDYVKVKRKERRYLTQEQV, from the coding sequence ATGGCTTGTAAGTTCCGGAAACGAATACTCTCAATTGTACACTGCATACAAATAACCAAGCGTTCAAGATATAAACACAAGGCGCCTGCGTGCTGCAAAAGATCTGAACACATGGCTGAACTGAACTTAGGTGCAGGCGTGGTAGGGAGGTCATCCGATGCAATTCCTGAATCTGACTCTCATGGACAGGATGCGCCACAAGGACAACGCGGTTTCGCCAGCACGCTGCAAGAGAACATTATGAGGAGCTTCGATTCTGTAGGCAAAAAATTCAATGTGCTTGACAGGCtattcaaaaagaataaTGGTACAACGGGCTTGCAGTTTGGCGCGAATGCCGACGGGGTTTTCAGCAACTTAACAGCTAAGCCTGATGAAAGTGGATCCGTGGAGCTCCAGGATAGGGATAAGCCACCAAACTATGAGGAAGCAGCCGCTGACATGGCCCCTTCTTACTACGGTATGGACGAAGATGGCATAGGCATGTACTACAACGAAATATGCTTCGAAGGACTACCCGTTGGTAATGTTGTTAACCTCCTGTGGAATATAATAGTGAGCGTCAGCTTCCAGTTTGTGGGATTTTTGTTAACATACATCCTGCACACATCACATGCTGCTAAGCAAGGCTCTCGTTTTGGCTTAGGCCTCACCTTTTTGGGGTACGGTTATTCGATGATACCAAACGATGTAACTTCCAAGGTTGGCAAAAGCAAATCTATTAGTAAACTGAAGCCGCTCGATCCAAATGAATTCGACGACATGCATTTATACTCAGGAAGCGCTACAAAAGATGAATTTGAATCAAGCTTAAGCCATGGAATTGAtgagaaaaagagcggTATACCGTTTCTTGCTATTTTGCTGTTTGTGAGCGGTTTCTCGATTATGTTCAAAAGCATTTATGACTACGTTAAAGTCAAAAGGAAGGAAAGGCGCTACCTGACTCAAGAGCAAGTTTAA
- the QCR10 gene encoding ubiquinol--cytochrome-c reductase subunit 10 (similar to uniprot|P37299 Saccharomyces cerevisiae YHR001W-A QCR10 8.5 kDa subunit of the ubiqunol-cytochrome c oxidoreductase complex) → MVAYVSKLAAKTAPHFGQLKLRNLIDYIPNLAIWGGASLAGVFVFTEGWPKFQDTIYKKIPIMGPHWQVEIPPEDSPQ, encoded by the exons ATGGTTGCT TACGTTTCTAAATTAGCTGCTAAAACTGCCCCTCATTTTGGGCAATTAAAGTTGAGAAATCTCATCGACTACATCCCAAACCTTGCTATTTGGGGAGGCGCTTCTCTTGCCGGTGTTTTCGTTTTCACCGAGGGCTGGCCAAAGTTTCAAGACACCATTTACAAGAAGATCCCAATCATGGGTCCTCATTGGCAGGTTGAGATCCCCCCTGAAGACAGCCCACAATAA
- the FOX2 gene encoding bifunctional hydroxyacyl-CoA dehydrogenase/enoyl-CoA hydratase FOX2 (similar to uniprot|Q02207 Saccharomyces cerevisiae YKR009C FOX2 Multifunctional enzyme of the peroxisomal fatty acid beta-oxidation pathway has 3- hydroxyacyl-CoA dehydrogenase and enoyl-CoA hydratase activities) codes for MGDNKLSFKGRVVIITGAGGGLGRIYALEFAKRGAKVVVNDLGGSLGGEGQNSRAADVVVSEISEKYKTEAVANYDSVTENAQGIVQAALDNFGRVDVIINNAGILRDSSFVKMSSSAFASVVDVHLNGAYRLTKAAWPYMKEQGFGRIVNTCSPAGLYGNFGQANYSAAKMGLVGLSETLAKEGYKYNIRVNCIVPLARSRMTEKVVPPPILKQLSPEKIAPLVVYLTHESTEVTNSIFELAAGFYSQIRWERSSGQIFNPDAESFTAEAILNKWPSICDYRDKPFNKTQHPTQLSDYNALIAKARDLPQNEQGSQSIKSLKDKVVIVTGAGGGLGKSHALNFAKYGARVVVNDIRDPDSVVLAIEKAYGRGRAIPDKHDIVKNPNEVVETALKAFGTVDILVNNAGVLRDRSFAKMTDEEWDIVLKVHLFSTFGLSKAVWPVFLKQKRGCIINTTSTSGIYGNFGQANYAAAKAAVIGLSKTLALEGLKHNIKVNVVAPHAETAMTKTIFSKKELGNHFDPSQVSPFFVLLASKELDAKAGKPVTGQLFEVGGGWCGQTRWQRSKGVVSLQPTPEFLRDNWRKVVDFSQYAHPSSAQDSTMAILQSVALESKSASSLASKKDGFRYSERDVILYNLGLGCSSTELNYCYENDPNFQVLPTFAVIPFMTSGNSIKLESLVDDFNYAFLLHGEQYIRLNKFPVPTKGTLKTKAEPIQVDDKGGKAALVVGGYQTVIAETNEPLFYNEASFFIRGAHVPEEKRLKGNRPKFAVQSFKAPSSKPDFEKIVSTDPNQAAIYRLSGDLNPLHIDPNMAKLAKFPRPILHGLCTLGITGKALFEKFGQYKEFKVRFTNAVYPGDRLKIQAWKQQDGVIVFQTVDLDQNYVVLDNAAMKVVGSQANL; via the coding sequence ATGGGTGACAACAAGCTGAGCTTCAAAGGTCGCGTGGTTATTATTACAGGTGCAGGCGGTGGACTAGGGAGGATTTACGCTCTTGAATTCGCGAAAAGGGGAGCCAAAGTTGTCGTGAACGATCTGGGTGGGTCTCTGGGTGGAGAGGGACAAAACTCGCGGGCAGCAGATGTAGTTGTTTCGGAAATTAGTGAGAAATATAAGACTGAGGCAGTTGCAAACTATGATTCAGTGACAGAAAATGCTCAAGGGATTGTTCAAGCAGCGCTGGATAATTTCGGTCGCGTTGATGTCATAATTAATAATGCTGGAATCCTCAGAGACTCGAGTTTCGTAAAAATGAGCAGCTCTGCTTTCGCCTCAGTAGTAGACGTGCATCTAAATGGGGCCTACCGCCTGACAAAGGCTGCCTGGCCTTACATGAAGGAACAGGGTTTTGGAAGGATAGTCAATACGTGCTCTCCAGCGGGTCTCTATGGTAATTTCGGACAAGCCAATTACTCTGCAGCAAAAATGGGCCTTGTCGGGCTTTCAGAGACCTTGGCTAAAGAGGGCTACAAGTATAATATCCGAGTTAACTGTATTGTGCCATTAGCGAGATCGAGGATGACAGAAAAGGTGGTCCCTCCTCctattttgaagcagctaTCACCCGAGAAAATTGCACCACTAGTCGTTTACTTAACCCACGAGAGCACTGAAGTCACCAATTCTATTTTCGAGTTAGCTGCTGGCTTTTACAGCCAAATAAGGTGGGAAAGATCTTCAGGCCAAATATTTAATCCAGATGCAGAAAGCTTTACAGCAGAGGCTATTTTGAACAAGTGGCCCTCTATATGTGACTATAGGGACAAGCCTTTCAATAAGACCCAACATCCAACTCAGCTAAGCGATTATAACGCCCTCATCGCGAAGGCCAGAGATTTGCCCCAAAATGAACAGGGATCGCAATCCATAAAGTCTTTGAAGGACAAAGTTGTCATCGTCACAGGGGCAGGAGGAGGGTTAGGCAAATCGCACGCTTTGAATTTTGCCAAGTACGGTGCTAGAGTTGTGGTCAATGACATCAGGGACCCCGATTCTGTTGTCTTAGCAATTGAAAAGGCGTATGGGAGGGGCCGAGCGATACCTGACAAACACGACATTGTTAAAAACCCCAATGAGGTTGTTGAAACAGCCTTGAAAGCATTTGGTACTGTTGATATCCTTGTCAATAATGCAGGCGTTCTGAGGGACAGGAGCTTTGCGAAGATGACAGATGAAGAATGGGACATCGTACTGAAGGTACACTTGTTCTCAACATTCGGTCTTTCTAAAGCAGTTTGGCCTGTTTTcctcaaacaaaaaagaggatGCATTATCAATACTACCTCAACATCTGGAATTTATGGGAATTTTGGTCAAGCTAATTATGCAGCAGCAAAGGCAGCCGTGATtggtctttcaaaaactcttgcGCTTGAAGGTTTGAAGCACAATATCAAAGTCAACGTCGTTGCACCTCATGCGGAGACTGCCATGACCAAGACTATCTTTTCTAAGAAAGAGCTAGGAAACCACTTCGACCCATCCCAGGTTTCTCCCTTCTTCGTTTTGCTAGCTTCTAAGGAACTTGACGCTAAGGCAGGAAAGCCTGTCACTGGCCAGCTGTTTGAAGTGGGGGGCGGATGGTGCGGCCAAACGCGGTGGCAGAGGAGTAAAGGGGTTGTTAGCTTACAGCCGACGCCAGAGTTTTTACGCGACAATTGGAGAAAAGTAGTTGACTTTTCGCAGTATGCGCACCCTAGTTCAGCCCAAGACTCAACAATGGCAATCTTACAAAGCGTCGCTCTTGAGTCAAAATCCGCCTCATCACTCGCGTCGAAGAAAGACGGTTTCCGGTACAGTGAACGGGATGTGATTTTGTACAATCTAGGTTTAGGGTGTTCGAGCACTGAGCTCAACTATTGTTATGAAAACGACCCTAATTTCCAAGTTCTGCCCACTTTTGCAGTAATCCCGTTTATGACCAGCGGCAACAGCATTAAGTTGGAATCACTTGTCGATGATTTCAATTACGCTTTTTTGTTGCATGGTGAGCAGTACATCAGGCTCAATAAGTTTCCTGTTCCAACAAAAGGAACATTAAAAACAAAGGCAGAACCAATTCAGGTGGATGACAAAGGCGGCAAAGCTGCTTTAGTTGTCGGAGGGTATCAAACTGTGATTGCAGAAACAAACGAGCCTTTATTTTACAATGAGGCTTCCTTCTTTATAAGAGGAGCCCAtgttccagaagaaaagcgtTTGAAAGGTAACCGTCCCAAATTTGCGGTCCAGTCATTCAAAGCCCCTAGCTCCAAACCagattttgagaagataGTTAGCACTGATCCAAACCAAGCTGCGATTTACCGGTTATCTGGTGACCTGAATCCCCTGCACATTGATCCAAACATGGCAAAGCTTGCAAAGTTTCCAAGGCCCATATTGCACGGCCTATGCACCCTTGGGATCACGGGGAAGgctcttttcgaaaaattCGGCCAATACAAAGAGTTTAAGGTCCGTTTTACAAATGCCGTGTACCCAGGCGACCGCTTGAAGATCCAAGCTTGGAAGCAACAAGATGGAGTGATTGTATTCCAAACAGTTGATCTGGACCAAAACTATGTCGTCCTTGATAATGCTGCTATGAAAGTTGTCGGCTCTCAAGCAAATCTTTAA